Proteins encoded in a region of the Deefgea piscis genome:
- a CDS encoding FeoA family protein — protein sequence MNHSHCGLATMRALSQLDLNQRAVVHAISTDVDLLPRLSALGLREHSEVTVIRRGWLGGPLHLRVGNTEFMLRRADAALIQVLPIVSTVVVLNQAEVLV from the coding sequence ATGAATCATTCTCATTGCGGATTGGCGACTATGCGTGCTCTCTCTCAGCTAGATTTAAACCAACGTGCCGTGGTACACGCCATCAGTACGGATGTTGATTTACTGCCACGATTGTCGGCGCTGGGTTTGCGTGAGCACAGTGAAGTCACGGTGATTCGCCGAGGTTGGCTGGGTGGCCCTTTGCATTTGCGAGTGGGCAATACTGAATTTATGCTGCGCCGCGCTGATGCCGCGTTGATTCAGGTGCTGCCGATTGTATCGACGGTGGTCGTGCTGAATCAGGCTGAGGTTTTAGTATGA
- a CDS encoding autotransporter outer membrane beta-barrel domain-containing protein gives MTFKLSSRISLISLALAMLPGMANAGCSNSGFCGRIIYLGKTVDSKQAVFLSATKTPGKYDVSTTAAFDPHGGGDLPIDTWSKSRPGLRLTVSNYPEDWGGTHILYAYPGENSQLHSRQFVASANQNPDGIVFPPNFKPPVIKPPTRPPVVGITPEVPMAVKPPIATLPEKPPVTGLMPELPMGVKPPIGTIPVKPPVTGVTPELPMGVKPPIGTIPVQPPVTGVTPELPIGVKPPIGTIPAKPPVTGVTPELPVGVKPPIGTIPVQPPVTGVTPELPMGVKPPIGTIPVQPPVTGVTPELPMGVKPPVGTIPAKPPVTGVTPELPMGVKPPIGTIPVKPPVTGVTPELPMGVKPPIGTIPVQPPVTGVTPELPMAVKPPIGTIPAKPPVTGVTPELPVGVKPPIGSRPERPPEGGEIVVATQLPASRELAVVNPCTMQQDPATMVDKNAITDVNCMGMQLEGNNSSNVTAIPTTEGREFGLETRWNTWADSQYVDIRDRRHDLDLSGHSASVALGFDRRLDSGLIAGLSLSLENNQSSAFANDMRNRSNGFNIGPYIAYPYSENWVFDGALTFSHMNNQQHLLVLDGDYSSQRYAISARANGQFPLGEAFIRPKIGVYYAHNRSAAYALSGMIAGYALRLENEKSSVNTGSIDSAIEITQTFYTQNGTPWMPYAELLLGYEFARVNDGKVLTGDLSLADTSPWQGGAKVGVRSLLGRSSSIDVSAAYLSLGQKGLNIWELRLFLSHAF, from the coding sequence ATGACGTTTAAACTAAGTTCACGCATAAGCCTTATTTCTTTAGCATTGGCTATGTTGCCGGGCATGGCCAATGCGGGTTGTTCAAATAGTGGCTTTTGTGGGCGAATTATTTATTTAGGCAAAACAGTCGACTCTAAACAGGCAGTATTTTTGTCGGCTACTAAAACGCCGGGCAAGTATGACGTGAGCACCACTGCGGCTTTTGATCCTCATGGTGGCGGTGATTTACCGATCGACACGTGGAGTAAGAGCCGACCTGGCTTGCGGTTGACGGTGTCAAATTACCCCGAAGATTGGGGTGGAACGCATATCTTGTATGCGTATCCAGGTGAAAACTCGCAGCTACATTCACGCCAATTTGTCGCTTCCGCAAATCAAAATCCAGATGGTATTGTTTTTCCGCCAAACTTTAAGCCGCCCGTTATCAAGCCACCAACTCGCCCACCCGTGGTTGGCATCACGCCAGAAGTACCGATGGCGGTAAAACCGCCGATTGCGACGTTGCCAGAGAAGCCACCGGTAACAGGGCTAATGCCAGAATTACCCATGGGCGTGAAGCCACCGATTGGTACGATTCCAGTAAAACCACCGGTAACAGGGGTGACGCCAGAATTACCCATGGGCGTGAAGCCACCGATTGGTACGATTCCAGTTCAACCGCCAGTAACAGGGGTGACGCCCGAATTACCCATTGGCGTCAAACCACCGATTGGCACGATACCAGCCAAGCCGCCGGTAACAGGCGTGACGCCAGAATTACCCGTGGGGGTAAAACCACCGATTGGTACGATCCCAGTACAACCGCCAGTAACAGGCGTGACACCGGAATTACCCATGGGGGTCAAACCGCCGATTGGTACGATCCCAGTTCAACCGCCAGTAACGGGCGTGACGCCCGAATTACCCATGGGGGTCAAACCACCGGTTGGCACGATACCAGCTAAGCCGCCAGTAACAGGCGTGACGCCAGAATTACCCATGGGCGTGAAGCCACCGATTGGTACGATTCCGGTCAAGCCACCGGTAACGGGCGTGACGCCAGAATTACCCATGGGCGTAAAACCGCCGATTGGTACGATCCCAGTACAACCGCCAGTAACAGGCGTGACGCCAGAATTACCAATGGCGGTAAAACCACCAATTGGCACGATCCCAGCCAAGCCGCCAGTAACAGGGGTGACGCCCGAATTACCCGTGGGCGTGAAGCCACCGATTGGTTCTCGACCAGAGCGGCCGCCGGAAGGGGGCGAAATTGTCGTAGCGACTCAGTTGCCTGCGAGTCGTGAATTAGCGGTTGTTAACCCTTGCACGATGCAGCAAGACCCAGCAACAATGGTCGATAAAAATGCAATTACTGATGTTAATTGCATGGGTATGCAACTAGAGGGGAATAACAGCAGCAATGTAACGGCAATACCGACTACAGAAGGTCGTGAGTTTGGCCTAGAAACGCGATGGAATACCTGGGCTGATTCGCAATACGTTGATATTCGTGATCGTCGTCATGACTTGGATCTGTCGGGGCATAGCGCGAGTGTGGCACTGGGTTTTGATCGTCGTTTAGATAGCGGTTTGATCGCCGGACTGTCGTTGTCGCTCGAAAACAATCAGAGCAGTGCATTTGCCAACGATATGCGTAATCGCAGTAATGGCTTCAATATCGGGCCGTATATTGCTTATCCGTATTCCGAAAACTGGGTTTTTGATGGCGCGCTAACATTTAGCCATATGAATAATCAGCAGCATTTATTGGTTTTGGATGGTGATTATTCATCACAGCGCTATGCGATTTCTGCACGAGCCAACGGTCAATTTCCCTTGGGTGAGGCATTTATTCGGCCGAAGATCGGAGTGTATTACGCCCACAATCGCAGTGCGGCGTATGCGCTCAGTGGCATGATTGCCGGCTATGCGCTGCGGCTAGAAAATGAAAAATCGAGTGTGAATACTGGCTCGATTGATTCGGCCATTGAAATCACGCAAACGTTTTACACGCAAAACGGCACGCCGTGGATGCCGTATGCCGAGCTATTGTTGGGCTATGAATTTGCGCGAGTCAATGACGGTAAAGTACTCACTGGGGACTTGTCTTTGGCTGATACTAGCCCGTGGCAAGGAGGGGCTAAGGTTGGGGTTCGCTCATTATTGGGTCGTAGCTCGTCGATTGATGTCAGCGCGGCTTATCTGAGCTTGGGGCAAAAAGGGCTTAATATTTGGGAGCTGCGTTTATTCCTATCACACGCCTTTTAA